The Petrocella atlantisensis genome has a window encoding:
- a CDS encoding ribonucleoside triphosphate reductase, whose product MYEVVKRDGEITKFDLNKIKDAITKAFIATKRAFNDDILNMLVLRVTSDFELKMIEGKIGVEAIQDSVEKILEESGYTEVAKAYILYRKQREKIRNIKSTILDYKEIVNSYVKEEDWRVKENSTVTYSVGGLILHNSGAITANYWLSEAYDETIANAHRDGDMHIHDLSMLTGYCAGWSLKQLIEEGLGGIPGKISSAPARHLITLCNQMVNFLGIMQNEWAGAQAFSSFDTYLAPFVKNDNLSYKEVKQAIQSFVFGVNIPSRWGTQSPFSNITIDWKVPEDLASLPAIVGGKAMAFCYGDCQEEMDMINKAFIEVMLEGDANGRGFQYPIPTYSITKAFDFGDHENNQLLFEMTAKYGTPYFSNYLNSDMEPSDIRSMCCRLRLDLRELRKKQGGYFGSGESTGSIGVVTINLPRIGYLAENEQDFFYRLDNVMDLAARSLKIKKDVITRLLNEGLYPYTKRYLGHFSSHFSTIGIIGMNEATLNAKWIGKNLIDEKARAFALKVLDHMRDRLSDYQEAYGDLYNLEATPAESTTYRLAKMDKVKYTDIISAGKNRGIPYYTNSTHLPVDHTVDIFDALDLQDAFQGKYTSGTVFHGFLGEKLSGWQEAAKLVKVIAENYKLPYYTLSPTYSICENHGYLNGEVHQCPECGHKTEVYSRITGYYRPVQHWNDGKTQEYKERKEYIVDDAIKEVIKEPAQNVKFKAQVNTSKQEVGGEEKAASLLEDPKALLFTTKTCPSCQVAKAYLGEKHSYRIVDAEEELGLVEKFKVMTAPTLVVLSEGDYDSYSGLASIRRFTTSYVTT is encoded by the coding sequence ATGTATGAAGTGGTCAAACGAGATGGGGAAATAACAAAATTTGATTTAAATAAGATTAAGGATGCGATTACTAAGGCTTTTATTGCCACTAAAAGGGCCTTTAATGACGACATATTAAACATGTTGGTGCTTAGGGTGACATCAGATTTTGAGTTAAAGATGATAGAAGGAAAAATAGGCGTAGAAGCCATACAAGACAGTGTGGAAAAAATCCTAGAAGAATCCGGTTACACAGAAGTGGCCAAAGCCTATATACTATATCGTAAACAAAGGGAGAAAATCAGGAATATCAAATCCACCATATTGGATTATAAAGAAATTGTAAATAGTTATGTGAAAGAGGAAGACTGGCGTGTGAAGGAGAATTCTACAGTTACCTATTCTGTGGGAGGGTTGATCTTACATAATTCAGGCGCGATTACAGCCAATTATTGGCTTTCAGAGGCATATGATGAGACCATAGCCAATGCCCACAGGGACGGAGATATGCATATTCACGATTTATCCATGTTGACAGGTTATTGTGCCGGTTGGTCATTGAAACAACTGATAGAAGAAGGTCTTGGTGGTATTCCGGGCAAGATATCTTCAGCGCCTGCACGGCATCTAATTACATTATGTAATCAAATGGTAAATTTCTTAGGTATCATGCAAAATGAATGGGCCGGTGCCCAAGCTTTTTCTTCTTTTGATACTTACTTAGCACCTTTTGTTAAGAACGATAATCTGAGTTACAAGGAAGTTAAGCAAGCCATACAATCTTTTGTTTTTGGCGTTAATATACCAAGCCGTTGGGGTACACAGTCACCTTTTTCAAACATTACGATTGACTGGAAAGTACCGGAAGATCTGGCAAGTCTACCGGCTATTGTCGGTGGTAAGGCAATGGCGTTTTGTTATGGTGACTGCCAAGAAGAGATGGACATGATCAACAAGGCTTTTATAGAGGTTATGCTTGAAGGTGACGCCAACGGACGGGGCTTTCAGTATCCCATACCCACCTATTCAATCACCAAAGCATTTGACTTTGGAGATCACGAAAACAACCAACTTTTATTTGAAATGACGGCAAAGTATGGGACACCTTATTTTTCCAATTACCTTAATAGTGATATGGAGCCCAGTGACATTAGAAGCATGTGCTGTCGATTAAGATTAGACTTACGAGAGCTTAGGAAAAAACAAGGTGGCTATTTTGGTTCCGGCGAAAGCACCGGTTCAATCGGTGTGGTTACCATTAACTTACCAAGAATTGGCTACTTGGCGGAGAATGAGCAAGACTTTTTTTATCGTCTTGACAATGTTATGGATCTTGCAGCCAGGTCGTTGAAGATCAAAAAGGATGTAATCACACGCCTTTTAAATGAAGGCTTATACCCTTATACAAAAAGATATTTGGGTCATTTTTCAAGTCATTTTTCAACCATTGGCATCATTGGTATGAATGAGGCGACCCTTAATGCCAAATGGATTGGCAAGAACCTAATTGATGAAAAAGCCAGAGCATTTGCCCTTAAGGTATTAGATCATATGCGTGATCGACTATCGGATTATCAGGAAGCCTATGGCGACTTGTACAATCTTGAGGCAACACCGGCAGAATCAACCACTTATAGACTGGCAAAGATGGACAAAGTGAAGTACACAGACATTATTTCTGCAGGCAAGAATAGAGGTATACCTTATTATACCAACAGTACTCATTTGCCGGTGGATCATACAGTGGATATATTTGATGCTTTAGATCTTCAAGATGCTTTCCAAGGCAAATATACTTCGGGTACTGTTTTTCATGGATTCTTAGGTGAGAAGCTCTCCGGTTGGCAAGAAGCCGCCAAATTGGTTAAAGTCATTGCCGAGAACTACAAATTACCATATTACACTTTGTCACCTACATACTCCATATGTGAAAACCATGGCTACTTAAATGGTGAAGTACATCAGTGTCCTGAATGTGGTCATAAAACAGAAGTATATTCTAGAATCACCGGTTATTATCGTCCGGTACAACATTGGAATGATGGCAAAACCCAAGAATATAAAGAACGTAAAGAGTACATTGTAGATGATGCAATTAAGGAAGTGATTAAAGAACCCGCCCAAAACGTAAAGTTTAAGGCACAGGTTAATACAAGTAAGCAAGAAGTAGGAGGAGAAGAGAAAGCCGCCAGTCTATTGGAAGACCCAAAAGCATTGCTTTTTACAACAAAGACATGCCCCAGTTGTCAGGTGGCAAAAGCCTACCTAGGTGAAAAACATAGCTACAGGATTGTAGATGCTGAAGAAGAACTTGGCCTTGTAGAGAAGTTCAAAGTCATGACGGCACCTACCTTAGTTGTCTTGTCTGAAGGTGATTATGATTCCTACTCAGGATTAGCCAGTATTAGAAGGTTCACAACCAGCTACGTAACGACATAA
- the hflX gene encoding GTPase HflX — MEEQIKNEIEEKAILIAICPQNKEEEVESAIDELEELAKTAGASTLVKVIQNRDKPHPATYFGKGKVEELKEMVEQYEITTIICDDELSPAQLKNLSEALDVKIVDRPILIMDIFARHAHTKEGILQVEMAQMRYRLSRLSGLGKSLSRLGGGIGTRGPGEKKLETDKRHIRRRIDMLKEELEKIHSSRHLLREGRAKQGKPIIAIVGYTNAGKSTLLNHLTDAGVLQEDMLFATLYPTTRNMVLPEGKEVLMVDTVGFIRKLPHHIVEAFKSTLEEVVYADVLIHMVDATNPDANKHIQVVHETLLELGAEKTPMLTLLNKCDRDNVDDDLWDEKAFANIRVSALTGDGIYKVLEALEQHLLQGQRLMKIIIPYHQGQILQKLRTYGQILEESYVNEGTYVEVYIEEAYINKYNLGSMVVG, encoded by the coding sequence GTGGAAGAACAAATCAAGAATGAAATAGAAGAAAAAGCCATATTAATTGCGATATGTCCACAGAACAAAGAAGAAGAAGTGGAAAGTGCTATTGATGAACTAGAAGAACTAGCAAAAACAGCAGGCGCAAGTACATTGGTCAAAGTAATTCAAAATAGGGATAAACCTCACCCAGCCACTTACTTTGGTAAAGGCAAGGTGGAAGAACTAAAAGAAATGGTCGAGCAATATGAGATTACCACCATCATATGTGATGATGAGTTATCACCGGCACAATTGAAGAATCTTAGTGAAGCTCTAGATGTCAAAATCGTAGACCGTCCAATATTGATTATGGATATCTTTGCTAGACATGCCCATACAAAAGAAGGTATCTTGCAGGTTGAGATGGCTCAAATGCGTTACCGTTTATCCAGATTATCAGGACTGGGTAAAAGCCTATCTAGATTAGGTGGCGGTATTGGTACAAGAGGTCCCGGAGAGAAAAAACTTGAGACAGATAAACGACATATAAGACGCCGTATCGATATGTTGAAAGAAGAATTAGAAAAAATTCATTCCAGCAGGCATCTCTTAAGAGAAGGAAGAGCAAAACAAGGTAAACCCATTATTGCCATTGTCGGGTATACCAATGCAGGTAAATCAACTTTACTGAATCATTTAACCGATGCCGGTGTGTTACAAGAAGACATGCTTTTTGCAACCTTATATCCGACCACCAGAAATATGGTCCTACCGGAAGGTAAAGAAGTCCTAATGGTAGATACGGTTGGTTTTATCAGAAAATTGCCCCATCATATTGTAGAAGCTTTTAAGTCGACCTTAGAAGAAGTGGTTTATGCAGATGTATTGATTCATATGGTGGATGCAACCAATCCGGATGCCAATAAGCATATTCAGGTTGTCCATGAAACCTTATTAGAACTTGGAGCTGAAAAAACACCTATGTTGACCTTATTAAACAAGTGTGATAGAGATAATGTGGATGATGACTTATGGGATGAGAAGGCTTTTGCCAATATTCGTGTTTCAGCCCTTACCGGTGATGGTATTTATAAAGTTCTAGAAGCATTGGAACAACATCTTTTACAGGGTCAGCGACTCATGAAAATTATTATACCTTATCATCAAGGTCAGATCCTACAAAAGCTTAGGACCTATGGCCAGATTCTTGAAGAGTCTTATGTGAATGAAGGTACTTATGTTGAAGTGTATATAGAGGAGGCCTACATTAACAAATATAATCTGGGTAGTATGGTTGTTGGTTAA
- a CDS encoding tetratricopeptide repeat protein translates to MIFRKYIIMVALILMSTVFTACGSRVEEQLNDEGYDLYLEGQYDEAITHYTKSLVDYPEYGAFYSNRGLAYYEKGEVAMALEDLNQAIVLEPDMPEAYLNRGTVYLGTGVYDQASIDLYKAIELKDNFKDENGLYYTYLNLGTLLNETNQPKEALVVLEKAFEQNSSDEKLYNALGLIYKSIGDYDLALTYFNGAIELKEDYAYAYGNRGSVYYLMEEYRIALSDVNTALSMDPFIPQMYDLKAKILIKTGELEEAIRILDAGITRWVNYADLYITRGNIYFSEKAYGEALMNYGLGIEYGSIEGHKGQGVTYQLIGQYEDAISQLETYLQNYPTDISTLIALGTAYRQTKEYELSLAQYDKVLSLSPKHTEAMYQMALTYIDMQALSDAEKVLNQVLSIDPDHKASKEALKNIEV, encoded by the coding sequence ATGATATTTAGAAAATATATAATAATGGTTGCACTTATCTTGATGAGTACTGTTTTTACAGCCTGTGGCAGCCGTGTTGAAGAACAATTAAATGATGAAGGCTATGACCTATACTTAGAAGGTCAGTATGACGAAGCGATAACGCATTATACCAAGAGTCTCGTAGATTATCCTGAATATGGTGCTTTTTATAGCAACCGAGGTCTGGCATATTATGAAAAAGGTGAGGTTGCCATGGCGCTTGAAGATCTTAATCAAGCCATTGTTTTGGAACCGGACATGCCGGAAGCCTACTTAAACAGAGGCACGGTGTACTTAGGCACAGGTGTTTATGATCAAGCTTCAATAGACTTATATAAAGCCATTGAATTAAAAGACAATTTTAAAGATGAAAATGGTCTATATTATACATACTTGAATCTAGGCACATTATTAAATGAAACCAATCAACCCAAAGAAGCGTTGGTCGTCTTAGAAAAGGCATTTGAACAAAATAGTAGCGATGAAAAATTGTATAATGCCCTCGGTTTGATTTACAAGTCCATTGGTGACTATGATCTGGCTTTGACCTACTTTAATGGCGCCATTGAATTAAAAGAGGATTATGCTTATGCTTATGGCAATAGAGGCAGTGTTTATTATTTGATGGAAGAGTATCGGATTGCTTTAAGTGATGTGAATACAGCCCTATCCATGGATCCATTTATTCCCCAAATGTATGACTTGAAAGCAAAAATACTTATAAAAACAGGTGAATTAGAAGAAGCCATTAGGATACTGGATGCAGGTATAACAAGATGGGTCAATTACGCTGACTTATATATCACCCGCGGTAACATCTATTTTAGTGAAAAAGCCTATGGTGAAGCTTTAATGAACTATGGCCTGGGCATTGAATATGGCAGCATTGAAGGGCATAAAGGACAAGGTGTGACCTATCAGTTAATCGGTCAGTATGAGGATGCTATCTCACAATTAGAAACCTATTTACAAAATTATCCAACAGACATTTCAACCCTTATTGCCCTTGGAACAGCTTATAGACAGACCAAGGAGTATGAACTGAGTTTAGCTCAATATGATAAAGTCCTGAGTCTTAGCCCTAAGCACACTGAAGCGATGTATCAGATGGCCTTAACTTATATAGATATGCAAGCATTGTCAGATGCAGAAAAAGTACTGAATCAGGTTTTATCCATAGACCCGGATCATAAAGCGTCCAAGGAAGCTCTAAAAAATATAGAAGTATAA